A genomic region of Vigna radiata var. radiata cultivar VC1973A unplaced genomic scaffold, Vradiata_ver6 scaffold_160, whole genome shotgun sequence contains the following coding sequences:
- the LOC106779746 gene encoding trihelix transcription factor GTL1, with the protein MLEVSASPETPLANPEGGAAAVSEGLKAEDGEAGDRNSAASRWPKEETMALLKIRSDMDVAFRDTNPKAPLWDQVSKKLAELGYSRSSKKCKEKFENIYKYHRRTKEGRCGKSNGSKSYRFFEQLEALEGHHSLPTPSVSAPETTTTTTTTHVPDNNANVDVILDAVPCSVSAYVGEHSSSTTSCSGKGFRKRKLTQFLEGLMREVIEKQETLQRKFVEVLEKCEKDRMAREEAWKKEELALIKKERELLAQERSIAAAKDEVVLAFLRKFTQAEGMVQLLEKIQGQNNGHRDMQQQSGNINAAANGGGGGGDSDVSDMDKRECGNNLSVRNFVHMSSSRWPKDEVEALIRLRTELDVQSQGNNNSSNGVSKGPLWEDISSAMKGLGYERSAKRCKEKWENINKYFKRMKEKNKRKPQDSKTCPYYHHLEVLYSKKPKRVDVKDFGKELKPEELLLHIMESQSQEERQAQQQQQVQSHSSSEDGEKDNRDQNSPSRAIMS; encoded by the exons ATGCTGGAAGTCTCTGCTTCACCGGAAACTCCTCTTGCGAACCCGGAGGGAGGCGCCGCAGCGGTCTCCGAGGGGCTCAAAGCGGAGGACGGCGAAGCCGGTGACCGGAATTCCGCCGCGAGTCGATGGCCTAAAGAGGAAACAATGGCTTTGCTCAAGATAAGGTCTGACATGGACGTTGCTTTCAGAGATACAAACCCCAAAGCCCCTCTCTGGGACCAAGTCTCAAA GAAATTAGCGGAGCTAGGTTATAGCAGGAGTTCGAAGAAGTGCAAAGAGAAATTCGAGAACATTTACAAGTACCATAGGAGAACCAAGGAAGGTCGTTGTGGCAAATCCAACGGTAGCAAGAGTTATAGATTTTTCGAGCAATTGGAAGCTTTAGAAGGACACCACTCACTTCCGACTCCCTCTGTAAGCGCCCCAGAAACCACAACAACGACGACGACGACCCACGTGCCCGACAACAACGCCAACGTCGATGTTATTTTAGATGCGGTTCCGTGTTCCGTGAGTGCGTACGTGGGGGAGCATTCTAGTTCGACGACTTCGTGCTCCGGGAAGGGGTTTAGGAAGAGGAAGCTGACGCAGTTTCTGGAGGGGTTGATGAGGGAAGTGATAGAGAAGCAGGAGACGCTGCAGAGGAAGTTCGTGGAGGTGTTGGAGAAGTGTGAGAAGGATCGAATGGCGAGGGAGGAAGCGTGGAAGAAGGAGGAGCTGGCGCTGATTAAGAAAGAGCGCGAGCTTCTGGCTCAGGAACGCTCCATAGCCGCGGCTAAAGATGAAGTCGTCCTTGCTTTTCTAAGAAAGTTCACCCAAGCTGAAGGCATGGTGCAGTTGCTGGAGAAAATCCAGGGTCAAAACAACGGGCACAGGGACATGCAACAACAAAGTGGGAATATCAATGCTGCGGCTaatggaggtggtggtggtggtgatagTGATGTGAGTGATATGGATAAGCGAGAGTGTGGGAATAATCTGAGTGTTAGGAATTTCGTGCATATGAGTAGTTCGCGGTGGCCGAAGGATGAAGTGGAGGCTTTGATAAGGTTGAGGACTGAACTTGATGTGCAGTCTCAAGGGAACAATAATAGCAGTAATGGTGTGTCCAAGGGGCCACTTTGGGAGGACATATCTTCGGCCATGAAGGGCCTTGGCTACGAACGCAGTGCCAAGAGGTGCAAAGAGAAATGGGAGAACATAAACAAGTATTTCAAGAGGATGAAGGAGAAGAACAAAAGGAAACCTCAGGATTCCAAAACATGTCCCTATTATCATCACCTGGAGGTTTTGTATAGCAAGAAGCCTAAAAGGGTTGATGTAAAAGATTTTGGGAAGGAGTTGAAGCCCGAGGAGCTGTTGTTGCATATCATGGAGAGTCAAAGTCAAGAAGAAAGACaagcacaacaacaacaacaggtACAGAGTCACTCATCATCCGAAGATGGGGAGAAAGATAATAGGGATCAAAATAGTCCTTCCAGAGCAATCATGAGTTAA